One genomic region from Selenomonadales bacterium encodes:
- the secF gene encoding protein translocase subunit SecF, whose product MKLNFDIIGKRRHFYKVSAVILVVGVVLLLTRGLNLGIDFLSGTLLEIDLKTSFTIAEVNEVVDAHLEKYQVRDVREGGQTTTLVQIRTSQTDPQKLATAIEAVSAKWKEAEHISTSSVDAVFSIELARNAFIALVLASIGMLIYIALRFEVKFAVAAVIALLHDVFVVLSIFALLRIEVNSEFVAGILAIVGYSINDTIVVFDRIRENLNKQKRQGDFEKLVNTSIMETLWRSLNTSITTLLAIGAVLLIGGVTLRPLAFALVIGIIAGTYSSIFMASSIWVDWKEAELARGAVRRA is encoded by the coding sequence ATGAAATTAAACTTCGATATTATCGGCAAGCGCCGTCACTTCTACAAAGTATCGGCCGTTATCTTAGTCGTCGGCGTGGTTCTGCTGCTGACCCGCGGCCTAAATCTTGGCATCGACTTTTTAAGCGGCACCCTGCTAGAGATTGACCTTAAAACATCCTTTACCATTGCCGAGGTCAATGAAGTCGTAGATGCGCACCTAGAAAAGTACCAAGTACGCGATGTACGCGAGGGCGGACAGACGACGACCCTAGTGCAAATTCGCACTTCCCAGACCGACCCACAGAAGCTGGCCACGGCTATTGAAGCCGTCAGCGCTAAGTGGAAAGAAGCCGAGCATATCTCGACGTCTAGCGTCGATGCCGTGTTTAGCATTGAGCTGGCACGCAATGCCTTTATCGCCTTGGTACTCGCCTCGATTGGCATGCTTATCTACATTGCCCTCCGGTTCGAGGTGAAGTTCGCCGTGGCAGCCGTCATTGCTCTGCTGCACGACGTATTCGTGGTATTGTCAATCTTCGCCTTGCTCCGCATAGAAGTTAACAGCGAGTTCGTAGCGGGCATTCTCGCTATTGTCGGCTACTCCATTAATGACACCATCGTCGTATTTGACCGTATCCGCGAGAATCTCAACAAGCAAAAGCGCCAAGGTGACTTTGAAAAGCTCGTCAATACCAGCATCATGGAGACCTTGTGGCGCTCCCTCAACACATCGATTACCACGCTCCTCGCTATCGGAGCTGTCCTGCTAATCGGTGGCGTAACTTTGCGCCCGCTAGCCTTTGCCTTAGTCATTGGCATTATAGCCGGAACGTACTCCTCTATTTTTATGGCTAGCTCCATTTGGGTAGACTGGAAAGAGGCCGAGCTGGCTAGAGGCGCGGTACGGAGAGCTTAG
- a CDS encoding HlyC/CorC family transporter encodes MDSYLWHLVALMALLIMSAYFSAMETALMSLGRLRVRHLVDEGAKGAKRIERLLSNPGRLLSTILIGNNMVNIAATSVATFLAINLFGEGAGLGIATVVMTLVILIFGEISPKTFGLHHNQRISLRYSGLLSVFFALFNPLAIVLESISKLLLTLLGGHFRTSTPTFSEEELRTLVTVGQEEGILEVEEKEMITSVIEFGDTLVKDVMTPRTEIVRVSVRITYPALLEILKRDGYSRVPVYDNGIDDIVGVLHAKDLLGLEPPDPFDVRPLLRPPYFVPEFKRVSELLAEFKRKKLHMAIVVDEYGGTAGLITLEDLVEEIMGDIADEYDEDELPDFTYVDDNTIEMSGTLNIRDASEVIGRDLPDGEYDTVGGMIMYSLGTVPASGDCVMINDLQFTVKSMDGSRVEAVTIVLNTEQS; translated from the coding sequence ATGGACTCGTACTTATGGCATTTAGTAGCGCTAATGGCCCTACTAATTATGTCGGCTTATTTTTCGGCCATGGAGACTGCCCTTATGTCTTTAGGCAGGCTGCGTGTGCGGCACCTCGTAGATGAGGGCGCAAAAGGCGCGAAGCGCATTGAACGGCTGCTTAGTAACCCCGGTCGACTGCTCAGTACAATTCTTATCGGCAATAATATGGTAAATATCGCGGCCACCTCGGTAGCCACCTTTCTCGCCATTAACCTGTTTGGCGAAGGCGCGGGGCTTGGCATCGCCACAGTCGTTATGACCTTAGTTATTCTCATCTTCGGCGAAATCTCTCCCAAGACATTCGGCTTACACCACAATCAGCGTATTTCGCTGCGCTACTCCGGCTTGCTTTCCGTCTTCTTTGCACTCTTTAATCCACTCGCCATAGTGCTTGAGAGTATCTCCAAGCTCCTACTTACCTTACTCGGCGGGCACTTTCGTACTTCTACGCCAACATTTAGCGAAGAAGAGCTGCGCACACTCGTCACCGTAGGTCAAGAAGAGGGAATCTTAGAAGTCGAAGAAAAAGAAATGATAACCAGCGTGATTGAGTTTGGCGATACTCTGGTTAAGGACGTGATGACGCCGCGTACGGAGATTGTGCGCGTGAGCGTGCGCATTACTTATCCGGCGCTACTAGAGATTCTTAAGCGAGACGGCTACTCCCGTGTACCTGTGTACGACAACGGCATTGACGACATTGTGGGTGTACTGCACGCCAAAGACCTACTTGGCTTGGAACCACCGGACCCCTTCGACGTAAGGCCGCTGCTTCGACCGCCGTATTTTGTACCGGAGTTTAAGCGGGTTAGCGAGCTCTTAGCAGAGTTTAAGCGCAAGAAGCTACACATGGCCATAGTTGTAGATGAATATGGCGGAACGGCAGGTTTGATTACTTTAGAAGACTTGGTTGAAGAGATTATGGGCGACATTGCCGACGAATACGACGAGGACGAGCTGCCCGACTTCACCTACGTTGACGACAACACGATTGAAATGTCTGGCACCCTAAACATCCGCGATGCCTCAGAGGTTATCGGGCGCGACCTACCTGATGGAGAATACGACACTGTCGGCGGCATGATTATGTATAGTCTAGGCACCGTTCCCGCGTCAGGCGACTGCGTAATGATAAACGACCTGCAGTTCACGGTAAAGTCTATGGACGGCTCACGCGTAGAGGCTGTGACGATTGTGCTAAACACCGAACAATCCTAA
- a CDS encoding VWA domain-containing protein: MNAHLPLVKKLAAVLSIEQGCRLGETAVVSRKVHTITSHKPDTVHVMRDADAGRVFYRRPKANEVLHVDVFHSLSEVSPQVVAKAACLAVERYGQQTHIDHRELAHFIDLQTAAGGGRATGRLTFGQRDTLKQAHQNHVHLTLLLAERDLALIFLLVEEVERALIETGVELRKIERVVHAHANAGLAQDLDSYRAASDSFLLPARPAKEGGEKADTYALQLAHLADLLEEMEDISELRHLLYTMHPAVNSRGVPMPASAAVSRLFQVRLAETWTKLKGYGYVEGKDERYLLSLSGMRLYESLAHSTRQLECDLKYYHRLGRQAALAAAKHGYGRVNNHRRAARGYQARPHRIEGERELALVPTISASLYDAFKAQRAWRVLEQHLHFQAKTARQRLDICLLIDASASMMGRRMKAAKELARQLVHATDDRLSVIYFQEDRVELAVPFTRNQILLKNGLRSIKPSGLTPLALGLLRASQYLSKHSCRERSLLIVITDGIPTMAMSAGDPMEEVLQQAKDIGKRRLNLCCVGLQPNQRLLCRIAEAAGGSVHVIDEITAPLLLSIVEQERRAALASRT, translated from the coding sequence ATGAACGCGCACTTGCCCCTAGTAAAAAAACTTGCCGCTGTACTTAGCATAGAACAGGGCTGCCGCCTTGGCGAGACGGCGGTCGTCAGCCGCAAAGTACACACCATTACTTCGCACAAGCCGGACACGGTGCACGTGATGCGCGACGCTGATGCCGGTCGCGTGTTTTATCGGCGACCAAAAGCTAATGAAGTGCTCCATGTAGACGTGTTTCATTCACTAAGTGAAGTCTCGCCCCAGGTTGTAGCGAAAGCAGCATGTCTTGCCGTGGAACGGTACGGGCAGCAAACCCACATAGACCACCGCGAACTGGCGCACTTTATCGACTTGCAGACAGCGGCAGGGGGAGGGAGAGCGACCGGCAGGCTGACCTTTGGGCAGCGCGATACCCTAAAGCAGGCGCACCAGAATCACGTGCACCTCACCCTGCTCCTAGCGGAGCGCGACCTCGCGCTAATCTTCTTGCTCGTCGAGGAAGTAGAACGTGCCCTGATTGAGACAGGGGTCGAACTGAGGAAGATAGAGCGGGTAGTTCACGCCCACGCTAACGCCGGTCTTGCCCAAGACCTTGACTCCTACAGAGCCGCCTCAGACTCCTTTCTTCTGCCCGCGCGGCCGGCCAAAGAAGGCGGAGAGAAGGCCGACACTTACGCTCTGCAGCTAGCCCACCTAGCCGACCTACTGGAGGAGATGGAAGATATTTCGGAGCTGCGGCATCTCCTTTACACCATGCACCCCGCCGTAAACAGCAGGGGCGTGCCCATGCCGGCTAGCGCCGCCGTGTCTCGCTTGTTTCAGGTGCGGTTGGCAGAAACATGGACCAAGCTTAAGGGCTATGGCTACGTGGAAGGCAAGGACGAGCGCTACCTGCTCTCGCTCTCGGGAATGCGCCTGTACGAGTCTCTGGCACACTCTACACGGCAGTTAGAATGCGACCTTAAGTATTACCACCGCCTCGGTCGTCAGGCTGCGCTAGCCGCAGCCAAACACGGTTACGGGCGCGTGAACAATCACCGCCGCGCAGCGCGCGGCTATCAGGCGCGCCCGCACCGCATAGAAGGCGAACGCGAGCTCGCCTTGGTGCCGACAATCTCGGCTAGCTTGTACGATGCCTTTAAGGCCCAGCGCGCTTGGCGCGTTCTGGAGCAGCACTTGCACTTTCAGGCTAAGACAGCTCGGCAGCGTCTAGACATCTGCCTGTTGATTGACGCTAGCGCCAGTATGATGGGGCGGCGCATGAAAGCGGCTAAGGAGCTGGCGCGACAGTTGGTACATGCTACGGACGACCGCCTCTCGGTTATCTACTTTCAAGAAGACCGCGTGGAATTGGCGGTGCCCTTTACCCGTAACCAGATTCTCTTAAAGAACGGACTGCGGTCGATTAAACCAAGCGGCCTGACACCGCTGGCACTAGGGCTGCTTAGGGCTTCGCAGTACCTCAGCAAACACTCATGCCGCGAGCGCTCGCTGCTTATCGTTATTACTGACGGCATCCCCACCATGGCCATGTCCGCCGGTGACCCCATGGAAGAAGTGCTGCAGCAAGCCAAAGACATCGGCAAGCGACGCCTTAACCTCTGCTGCGTGGGGCTACAGCCAAACCAGCGGCTGCTCTGCCGCATAGCGGAAGCAGCGGGGGGGAGTGTGCATGTAATCGACGAGATTACCGCTCCGCTGCTCTTGTCGATTGTAGAGCAAGAGCGAAGGGCGGCCCTCGCCTCGCGCACGTAA
- a CDS encoding HD domain-containing protein has translation MKEPITLRVVKAHPRVQTYLNFGNDHLAAMGFTEHGLRHSAVVAQVAARILRELGHSEREAELAAIAGWTHDLGNVISRHNHGQSAAMIVMQTLEEMGMPFAEIAVVTSAIGNHEEQYGQPVNDVAAALILADKTDVHRSRVRNRDLVKFDIHDRVNYAAEKSEVLIDREQRTITLRLSIDIAICPVMDYFEIFLTRMVMCKRAAERLGCQFSIVVNEARLL, from the coding sequence ATGAAAGAACCGATTACGCTACGTGTCGTGAAGGCTCATCCCCGCGTTCAGACCTACCTTAATTTCGGCAACGACCACCTGGCGGCCATGGGGTTTACGGAACACGGCCTGCGCCACTCTGCTGTGGTAGCCCAAGTCGCGGCGCGCATCTTGCGCGAACTTGGCCATTCCGAGCGGGAGGCAGAACTCGCGGCCATCGCGGGTTGGACGCACGACCTCGGCAATGTTATCAGCCGCCACAACCACGGACAGAGCGCAGCCATGATTGTCATGCAGACACTCGAAGAAATGGGTATGCCTTTTGCCGAGATAGCCGTGGTTACGTCCGCGATTGGCAACCACGAAGAGCAGTACGGTCAGCCGGTGAACGACGTGGCCGCAGCGCTAATCCTCGCAGATAAGACCGACGTGCACCGTTCCCGCGTGCGCAACCGCGACCTAGTAAAATTTGACATTCACGACCGCGTAAACTATGCAGCCGAAAAATCTGAAGTGCTAATTGACAGGGAACAACGTACCATTACCTTACGTCTAAGCATTGATATAGCGATTTGCCCGGTAATGGACTACTTTGAGATTTTCCTGACGCGGATGGTGATGTGCAAGCGTGCGGCCGAGCGTCTAGGCTGCCAGTTTTCGATTGTAGTAAATGAGGCGCGACTTCTTTAG
- a CDS encoding magnesium chelatase produces the protein MPKEYHRLVRHNENEILFLAVELSVLAAVSPTSLHLHAEGLRGTGKTSILRAARDVLPSITRIVNCIYNCDPAAPHCPEHRGLGQEDVAALGQERIAMPYLEISHSAKMATVVGSLDLKRLTDKRAPEAAMLPGILAQAHRGVVFIDEINRLADTNPEIADVLLDVMGTKPGRLQIEEAGLPRVELPVKVTVWAASNPDEDPGPLDGIRRQLSDRFDLSVGVKRPSDTRVLAQILLLGDEAHHSARQVAPRANAKRTEAVAPPVELPPPMVDVVANLFVEFGLESIRAAESILVAARMHCVRREARRVELSDICTGASLALRHRVAPEVLSEILAQLRQKGQGASSAIPHRQQGSLPRDAMPEPTKTAGGLFSRLREVFKEPASIARVPSVGTYTPEGNVSALQQTYDLRAMGSAEPALGDSPVVAPPLPAKRLADVPVATRVQTEEDLCKR, from the coding sequence ATGCCTAAGGAGTATCACCGTTTGGTGCGACACAACGAAAACGAGATTCTGTTCCTGGCGGTAGAGCTATCTGTGCTGGCGGCTGTGAGCCCTACCTCACTGCACTTGCACGCGGAGGGACTACGGGGTACAGGCAAGACGAGTATTTTGCGGGCGGCGCGCGATGTGTTGCCGAGTATTACGCGTATCGTTAACTGCATCTACAACTGCGACCCGGCTGCCCCACACTGCCCGGAGCATCGCGGCTTAGGGCAGGAAGATGTCGCGGCGCTCGGGCAAGAGCGCATCGCCATGCCTTACTTAGAAATCTCCCACTCCGCCAAAATGGCGACCGTAGTCGGCAGCCTAGACCTTAAGCGCCTCACCGACAAGCGTGCTCCCGAAGCGGCGATGTTGCCGGGCATTCTCGCGCAAGCGCACCGCGGCGTCGTGTTTATCGATGAAATAAACAGGCTCGCCGACACAAACCCCGAGATTGCCGATGTGCTCCTCGATGTCATGGGCACTAAGCCGGGGCGTCTGCAGATTGAGGAGGCCGGTCTACCGCGCGTGGAACTCCCGGTAAAAGTGACGGTCTGGGCGGCCTCTAATCCTGACGAAGACCCGGGGCCGCTTGACGGCATTCGGCGCCAGCTATCCGACCGCTTCGACCTCTCGGTCGGAGTCAAGCGTCCGTCAGACACGCGAGTACTGGCCCAGATTTTGCTCCTAGGTGACGAAGCACACCACTCTGCGCGCCAAGTCGCGCCGCGAGCAAACGCTAAACGTACGGAAGCTGTGGCACCGCCCGTGGAACTGCCGCCACCTATGGTCGATGTCGTGGCAAATCTCTTTGTGGAGTTTGGGTTAGAGAGCATTCGTGCGGCGGAGTCCATTCTTGTTGCCGCGCGCATGCATTGTGTGCGACGCGAGGCGCGGCGGGTTGAGTTAAGCGACATCTGCACCGGCGCGTCACTAGCCTTGCGCCACCGCGTAGCGCCGGAAGTGCTGTCGGAAATACTGGCGCAGCTTAGGCAGAAGGGGCAAGGGGCATCGTCGGCTATCCCACATCGACAGCAGGGCAGTTTGCCGCGGGACGCCATGCCCGAACCCACAAAAACGGCAGGTGGTTTGTTCAGTCGGTTGCGCGAGGTCTTTAAGGAACCGGCGTCCATCGCGCGCGTCCCGAGTGTCGGTACCTATACCCCGGAAGGCAACGTATCCGCGCTGCAACAGACATATGATTTAAGAGCTATGGGGTCTGCGGAGCCCGCATTAGGCGACTCGCCCGTTGTCGCCCCGCCGCTACCTGCCAAGCGCCTAGCCGATGTTCCCGTGGCTACCCGCGTGCAAACGGAAGAGGACCTCTGCAAAAGATGA
- a CDS encoding DEAD/DEAH box helicase, whose protein sequence is MQLTSYRDFQLDKFQQQAMEYIAAGRSVIVCAPTGVGKTLVADFLVDQSLQRGHKIVYTAPIKALSNQKYKEFKLRFGEERVGIVTGDVSINPRGDCLVMTTEIFRNMVLAKEPFVADISHVIFDEIHYIDSDRGVAWEESLIFAPPHIRVLGLSATIGNLAELVGWLSTVRGEEFAEVVELKRAVPLMHHFYLLDASGKRIMRPMSNTEPPPFVADAKITHLDLIKAIKGSYLPALFFVFSRRQCAANARDTSLALQLLSKRELAEVEAVLARYGEVSGLAKSGDYRLLRSVLRRGVGYHHAGLLPVLKDMVEELFAQKLIKVLYCTETFSVGINYPVRAVCFDGQRKFDGKSVRPLKAQEYFQMAGRAGRRGMDEAGYVFTLVSDYRTRLENYAKLEIERLNSQFKLTFNSVLNLIKYVAPEDQEKALTLSFASYLADIDRRGVLARYREVEAESQALVQQGCPAINDPACPVTRRQLQNRLTSYEKLLTRRSKEDTDLAERCKTLRTLLDSTPEKRCSSKKRSKCRSLKKQYNQVLHRVSLVQAELDRLPPANTFVAEFARRRETLGRLKYIDADTLLPRGEMAAQIYIQELLITELIFAGMLEDLTEPEIVALLLGVDYPWRKFDTVLPCEELKLQKWWQFINRFASERAQAEVVYSGYLSPIGYLWAKGEDLYTILNQCNLDEGDIVALLRREIDLLRQMRHALREVPHLTAKLSRCINLIDRDLVRVEL, encoded by the coding sequence ATGCAACTTACTTCCTACAGGGACTTTCAACTGGACAAGTTTCAGCAGCAAGCGATGGAGTATATCGCCGCGGGTCGTTCCGTAATCGTCTGTGCTCCTACCGGCGTCGGGAAGACGCTAGTGGCAGACTTCTTGGTCGACCAATCCTTACAGAGAGGGCACAAGATTGTCTACACGGCGCCAATCAAGGCTTTAAGCAACCAGAAGTACAAGGAGTTTAAGCTGCGCTTTGGCGAAGAGCGGGTAGGCATTGTCACGGGCGACGTCAGCATTAACCCGCGCGGCGATTGCCTAGTGATGACGACCGAGATATTCCGCAACATGGTTTTGGCCAAAGAGCCTTTTGTCGCGGATATCTCCCACGTTATTTTTGACGAAATCCACTACATCGACAGCGACCGCGGCGTCGCTTGGGAAGAGAGCCTTATTTTTGCCCCGCCGCATATCCGCGTGCTCGGGCTTTCGGCTACCATCGGCAACCTCGCGGAGCTCGTGGGCTGGCTGTCGACAGTGCGCGGTGAAGAGTTTGCCGAGGTCGTGGAGCTTAAGCGCGCCGTGCCGCTAATGCACCACTTCTACCTGCTTGACGCGAGCGGCAAGCGCATTATGCGGCCGATGAGCAACACCGAGCCGCCGCCGTTTGTGGCCGACGCAAAGATTACCCACCTCGACTTAATTAAAGCCATTAAAGGCAGCTACCTGCCTGCGCTGTTTTTTGTCTTTAGCAGGCGGCAGTGCGCCGCTAACGCGCGCGACACGTCACTGGCGTTGCAGCTGCTTTCCAAGCGCGAGCTAGCCGAGGTAGAAGCGGTGCTTGCCCGCTACGGCGAAGTCTCCGGGTTAGCTAAGAGCGGGGACTACCGCCTGCTAAGGAGCGTCCTCCGCCGCGGCGTCGGGTATCACCACGCCGGGCTCTTGCCTGTACTTAAAGACATGGTAGAGGAGCTGTTTGCACAGAAGCTTATAAAAGTCCTCTACTGCACCGAGACCTTCTCTGTCGGCATTAACTACCCGGTGCGCGCGGTATGCTTTGACGGCCAGCGCAAGTTCGACGGCAAGAGCGTGCGGCCGCTTAAGGCGCAGGAGTACTTCCAAATGGCGGGACGGGCCGGCAGGCGCGGCATGGACGAAGCGGGCTATGTGTTTACGCTTGTGTCGGACTACCGCACGCGTTTAGAGAACTACGCAAAGCTTGAAATAGAGCGGCTCAATAGCCAGTTTAAGCTTACTTTCAACAGCGTCCTAAACTTAATTAAGTACGTAGCGCCCGAGGACCAAGAGAAAGCGCTTACTTTGAGTTTTGCCAGCTACCTCGCAGACATTGACAGGAGAGGCGTGTTAGCGCGCTACCGCGAGGTCGAAGCAGAAAGCCAGGCCTTAGTGCAGCAAGGCTGTCCCGCCATTAACGACCCTGCTTGCCCCGTGACGCGGCGGCAACTCCAGAACAGGCTGACGAGCTACGAGAAACTACTTACGCGTAGATCCAAAGAAGACACAGACCTTGCCGAGCGCTGCAAAACACTGCGCACGTTGCTCGACAGCACGCCTGAGAAGCGGTGTTCGTCCAAAAAACGCAGCAAATGCCGTTCCCTCAAGAAGCAGTATAACCAAGTTCTGCACCGCGTGAGCTTAGTACAAGCCGAGCTAGACCGCCTGCCACCAGCCAACACCTTTGTCGCCGAGTTTGCCCGCCGCCGGGAGACACTAGGGCGCCTTAAATACATCGACGCCGATACGCTGCTGCCGCGCGGCGAGATGGCGGCGCAGATCTATATTCAGGAGCTCCTCATTACCGAGCTAATCTTTGCGGGTATGCTCGAGGACTTGACCGAGCCCGAGATTGTAGCCTTGCTGCTCGGAGTGGATTATCCCTGGCGCAAGTTTGACACAGTTCTCCCCTGCGAAGAGCTTAAGCTTCAGAAGTGGTGGCAGTTCATAAACCGCTTTGCTAGCGAGCGCGCGCAGGCGGAAGTTGTGTACTCCGGCTACCTTTCGCCCATCGGCTACCTGTGGGCCAAGGGGGAGGACCTCTACACCATTCTTAACCAGTGCAATCTCGACGAAGGGGACATTGTAGCGTTGCTGCGACGCGAGATTGACCTGCTGCGCCAGATGCGCCACGCCCTGCGGGAAGTCCCACACCTAACCGCGAAGCTCTCGCGCTGCATTAACCTAATTGACCGCGACCTAGTACGAGTAGAGCTATAG
- the secD gene encoding protein translocase subunit SecD yields MRTKYLILFMLILALIGGAAYYSYRPLSEDITFGLDIRGGISVLLEAVPSEEVPEINDDAMTRAVAILSQRVNALGVVEPEVVREGERRIRISLPEYEDQESVLEVIGTTAVLRFTDINGNVILTGDSLRDAREDLDEQRRGVVNIRLDDEGGRKMREFTGKNIGQRLVITLDEAVISAPTIEGEVGVEGSITGLGSLAEARSLAIMLRSGALPVDLEVRDFRGVGPTLGQASLDKSVLAGLIGLGLVVLFMLVVYRGFGVAANFALVVYTLIVLWGLAAINATITLPGVAGIVLGIGMAVDANVIIFERVKEELRTGRSLRASIGAGFTRALWTVFDANITTLIGTAVLYYFGTGPIRGFAVTLSMSIVVSMFTALTITRLFLVLMLNSSLIKTQHSLLSGGAKK; encoded by the coding sequence TTGCGTACCAAGTACCTAATCTTGTTTATGCTGATACTCGCCTTAATCGGCGGGGCGGCATACTATTCCTATCGGCCGCTGTCCGAGGACATTACGTTTGGTCTCGACATCCGCGGCGGTATCTCCGTGCTCTTAGAGGCAGTGCCCTCAGAAGAAGTGCCCGAGATTAACGACGATGCCATGACCAGAGCGGTCGCCATCCTCAGTCAGCGCGTCAACGCTTTAGGTGTCGTAGAGCCTGAGGTCGTGCGCGAAGGCGAGCGCCGCATTCGCATCTCTTTGCCAGAGTATGAAGACCAAGAGTCGGTACTCGAAGTAATCGGCACTACTGCCGTACTAAGATTTACAGACATTAACGGCAATGTCATCCTCACCGGCGACAGCTTGCGCGACGCACGCGAAGACCTCGATGAGCAGCGGCGCGGCGTGGTCAACATTAGGCTAGACGACGAGGGCGGCCGCAAGATGCGCGAGTTTACCGGCAAAAACATCGGCCAACGACTCGTCATCACTCTAGACGAAGCGGTTATATCTGCCCCCACCATCGAGGGCGAGGTAGGCGTAGAGGGCTCGATCACCGGCTTAGGTTCTTTGGCCGAAGCGCGTAGCTTAGCCATTATGCTGCGGTCCGGCGCCCTGCCGGTAGACCTAGAAGTGCGCGACTTCCGCGGCGTGGGCCCCACACTCGGGCAGGCTTCGCTAGATAAGAGCGTTCTAGCCGGTTTAATTGGACTTGGACTGGTCGTGTTGTTTATGCTGGTAGTCTACCGTGGCTTCGGCGTAGCGGCTAACTTCGCTCTAGTAGTTTACACACTTATCGTATTATGGGGATTAGCCGCAATTAACGCCACAATTACTCTTCCGGGCGTTGCCGGTATAGTGTTAGGTATAGGTATGGCTGTCGACGCAAACGTGATTATTTTCGAGCGAGTTAAAGAAGAGCTCCGCACCGGGCGGTCGCTTAGGGCATCTATAGGTGCAGGCTTCACGCGTGCCCTGTGGACAGTTTTTGACGCTAACATTACAACCCTAATCGGCACAGCGGTGTTGTACTATTTTGGCACAGGCCCAATCCGCGGGTTTGCTGTAACGCTTAGTATGAGTATCGTCGTCAGCATGTTTACGGCTCTGACCATAACTCGCCTGTTCCTCGTGCTGATGCTAAACTCCTCGCTTATAAAGACGCAGCACTCCCTTCTGTCAGGAGGAGCCAAGAAATGA
- a CDS encoding serine/threonine-protein phosphatase, producing the protein MLEIKIAIAKTNKYSVSASGDSVEVTERPRGGLSVVLADAQGSGKSARTNSRLVVAKCASLISEGARDGAVARAVHDMLFALRDGKVSATLTIVSADLESMSLVISQNAGPPVFLLQSDVSMTLDASSQPIGVHRNMKPNVCEVPLEPSLAVLAMTDGIYAAGRAQGVPWQEEELQSLLQLHAASPSFLAQEILEASLRKDSMRAQDDMAVCVLYVGEHARDVKIRTLNVHLPC; encoded by the coding sequence GTGTTAGAGATAAAGATTGCTATTGCCAAGACCAACAAGTACTCTGTTTCCGCTAGTGGAGACAGTGTCGAGGTCACCGAGCGACCGCGCGGTGGCCTCTCGGTTGTCCTTGCCGACGCGCAGGGTAGCGGAAAATCTGCGCGCACTAACAGCCGGTTAGTCGTCGCCAAATGTGCCTCGCTTATTAGTGAAGGGGCACGAGATGGGGCAGTAGCGCGCGCCGTACACGACATGTTGTTTGCGCTGCGCGACGGAAAAGTCTCGGCTACGCTAACTATCGTTTCTGCGGATTTAGAGAGCATGAGCCTGGTAATCTCACAAAACGCAGGGCCGCCGGTGTTTCTGCTCCAATCGGACGTTAGTATGACGTTAGACGCGAGTTCGCAGCCTATCGGCGTACACCGCAACATGAAGCCAAATGTGTGCGAAGTGCCACTTGAGCCGAGCCTCGCCGTTCTGGCCATGACGGACGGCATCTACGCGGCGGGGCGAGCGCAAGGCGTTCCGTGGCAAGAAGAAGAGCTGCAGTCCCTACTGCAACTGCACGCCGCTTCCCCGAGCTTTTTGGCGCAGGAGATCTTAGAGGCTTCGCTGCGCAAAGACTCCATGCGAGCGCAAGACGATATGGCGGTGTGTGTGCTGTACGTCGGAGAGCACGCCCGAGACGTCAAGATTCGCACTCTAAACGTTCACCTGCCGTGCTAG